The Phycisphaerales bacterium DNA segment GGCTCGAGCACGGCGATGGCCTTCTCGGCGTCGTCCTTCAGGAAGTGCACGAAGGCCTCGTGCAGGGCCCAGCGCTCCTTGCGGGCTGGGGCGTCCTTCTTGATCTCCTCCAGCAGGGCGAGCGCCTCGTCGTGCTTGCCGAGCTGGCAGCACGCGTGGAAGTGCTCCATCTTGATCGCGAGATCACCGGGCTTGGCCGCCTGCCAGCCCGCGAGGGCCTGCTTGAGGTCGGCCCACTTCGCGCCGCGCTTCTGCAGGCTGATGACCAGCTGCGAGAGGCGGGCGTCGGTCGGGTCCTTGGCGGAGTCCTCGGCGAGCTTCTTGAGCGTGGCCTCGTACAGGCCGTGCCGGGTCAGCAGCTCGAAGATGGAGTCACCGAGCATGCTGCCCTGGCCGCGCTCCAGCTGCTCGTTGCCGCCGCGCTGGGCGTACATCTGCTCGTACATCGAACTCTGATCGGCGCTGGAGTCCCAGCGGTAGCTGCGGACGAGCAGGTCGATGGCGTCCTGCACCTTGCCCGACTCCGCTACCATCGCGGCGTACTGCGTGATCATGTTCCGCCCGTAGCTGTTATCGCTGGCGACGATCGCCTGCCGCATCAGCTCAAGGGCGCGGTCTTGTTTCCCATCATCCCACATCAGCATCGAGAGGCGCGGCAGCTTGCCCTCCACACCCTCGCCGTCGCCGCCGACGAGGTACAGCCGCTCGGCCTTCACGCGATCGCCCAGCTTGAGGTAGATCGACGGCAGCAGGTCGTCGCCGCTGCCGCCCCAGTAGCTGCTGTAGCGCGACGAGTAGCCGCTGTAGTACGGGTTCGCACCGGGGCCCGTGGGCGTCATGCCCGCGCCGGGCTGGGCCTGACGCGTACCCGCCGCGGCCTCCTTGAACTGCTTGCCCGCGAGCACCAGCTTGAGGCGGTCGCGGTACTGCGCGATGGTGGTCTGGTTCGAGCGCTTGAGGTAGCTGAGGGCCCGCGCCGCTTCCTTCCAGTCGCCCTTGCGCTGCTGCACCTTGGCCCACAGCTGCCAGGTCTGCGGGTCGTGGGTGCCCGCGTCGATCTTGGGCTTGAGGGCCTGCTCCAGCATGTTCCAGTCGCCGGTGAGGGCGCCGAGCATCACGCGGTACTCGCCGGCCTTGTCTCCGGCTTCCTTCTCGAGGTAGTCCATGACCGCCGGGTCGGCGGCGAGCATCGCGGCCCACTCGGTCATCGGCGCCGTGGTCTCGGCGGGCTCCTCCTCCTCGTCGGCGCCGTAAGGGTTGTAGCCGCTGTAGGAGTAAGAATTGCGGCGGGAGTCGCGCGGGTCCTGCACGCCGGTCTTGTTGAACACCTCCAGCATGTGCGGGAGCATCGCCATGCGGTCTGCGCGGGCGTACGCGAGTTCCGCCAGCCCAGTGCGGGCCAGGATGTTGTCGGGGTCGAGCTCGACGGCGCGGGTGAAGGCCTTCTCGGCCTCGTCCCAGGCCTCTTTCTCTTCGTACTGGCGGGCCAGCGTGACGTGCGTGCCCGGCTTCTGGAGGTTGGCCCGCTCCAGCCACTTCGCCACGGCCTTTTCGCGCTCGCCCTTCTCCCACAGCAGGTCCGCCAGCAGGGCGCGGTAGCCCTGGTAGTCGTGCTCCATCGAGCCGTCGGCGGAGACGTCCTTCTCCTGCAACTCCAGCAGCTTCTCGTACGACGCGATCAGCTCATCCAGCGGCGCGGTCGCCTTCACCAGGCTCACCTTGGTGGCCAATGCCTGCGCCAGCAGCGCGGGGATCTTCTCCGCCTCGGCGAGCACGCTCATCACGTCTTCGTGGCGGCCAGCTTCTGAGTAGGCCGTGATCAGCGACTGGTAGTTGCTCCAGTCGTTGGGGTTCTTCTGGATCTTCTCGCGCATGAACGCGGCGTACTTGTCGAGCTGGCCGGTCTTGCGGGCCATCATCGCCAGCATCTGCGTACCGTCGCCGCCGCCGCGGTAGCTGTAGGGGTCCTGCTCGCCGGTCTGGTGCTTCGCGGCCTCGGCGATGGCGTCGAAGGCCGCCTCGGGCTTGCCCTCGAGGGCGGCAATCGCGGCGCGGAACTGCAGCAGCGCCGGCAGCTTCACCTTCTGCACCGCGAGGGCATCCTCGACGAGCTTCTTGGCCTCGTCCGTGCGCCCGCGCACCAGGCAGATGGTCGCGTACGCGGTCTTGGTCTCCTCGATCTTGGGGTCGATCAGCTTGGCGTAGGTCTCGAACGCCTTGTCCTTGTCACCCTTGTCCCAGTACACGTCGCCCAGCTTGCAGAGCATGAACGCACGCGGGCTCTGCAGGGCCGCGTACGCCGCGTACTGCGCGGGCATGCCGGGCATTGTGACCTGCTTGGGCTGGTTGTTGATGAACTTCTCGGCGAGCGCGACGGCCTTGTCGTAGTCCTTCCTGGCGAGGGCCGCGTCGATCTGCTTGGCCACCATGCCCTGGTCGGCGTTGCCTTCGTCGACCTGCTTCTCCGCCATTGCGTCGGCCTTGTCGGGCCGGCCCAGGCTGCGGTGCAGGCCCATCACGAGCTTCACGGTGTTGGCGTCGGTCGGGGCCGCGGCCCGCCGCTCCTCGACCAGCTTCTCGACCTCCTCCGCGAGCTTGGGATAGAGCGCGAAGACTGTCTCGAGCGCCTGGAAGGGGCTGCCGGCCTGGTCGTTGTACATGCCGTACACGCCGCCGTACTGCACCTGCTGCTTGCTCTGCTCCGCCACGGCGTCCATGATCTTCTTGGCCGCGCCGGGGAAGTCGCCCTGCAGGGCCATCGCCTGCGCGACCGCGAAGTTGGTCTCGTCGCCGCCGTAGGGGTTGCGCCGCTGGCTGCTCTTGGCCTTCTGCAGCATCGCCACGGCCTCGTCGTACTTGCCGAAGTACTGCAGCAGCGTGCCGATCCGCACGTACGACGCGGGGTCGCGGGGGTCGCCCTGCTCCTTCACGATCGTGAGCGCCTCCTCGTCCTTGCCGGCGGTGAGCAGCTCGTCCACCAGGCGCCAGCGCAGCACGCGCTTCTTGCGGTCATCGCTCTCTTTCTCGATCTGCAGCTTGAGGGCGGCGACGAGCTTCTCGCTGTCGCCCTTGAGCGTGTAGACCTCGACGAGCAGCTCGTGCAGCCCCTCCAGGTGCGGGGCGTCCTTCGCGAGCTGCTCGAGGATGGCGGCGCTCTTCTCGACCTCGAGCGAGTAGTAGTACGCCTTGGCGAGGCGCAGCTTGGTCTTGAGATTCTCGGGCTGGGCGGCGCTCTCGGCCTCCAGGCTCGCGAGCGTGACCTCGGGGGCGGCGCTCTGGGGGCTCATGGCGTTGATGCGGCGCTTGACCTCGGCCAGGGTGCCAAGGTCGGAAAGCCCGCGCCGGAGCATGCGGTTGCACACCTCCACCGCGAGGTCCTTCTTGCCCGCGGCTTCCAGCGAGTCGGCGAACGCCAGCTGCACGCGCTCGTCGGCGGGGGCGTAGACCGCCAGCGTCCGCAGCACGGGCAGCATCTTGCCCGTCAGCTGCCGCTGCTGGATCAGCTCCGTCACCTGCCGCACCAGCTCGTGCCTGCGCCCGGTCGCCTCCCCCACCGCCCGCTGCATCGCGTCCCCCGCGGCGATCTCGTTCTTCTCCGCCAGGTAGAGCTGCGCCAGCCGCATCCAGCTGGTGGAGCGGTCCAGCTGCCCGCCCGAGCCGTAGCCGTACCCGTACCGCGAGTTGCTCCAGCGGTAGCTCCAGTTCCAGTAGTCGTTGCGTGCCGAGGACAGCGGCTGCGGGCGGCTGGGCGTGATCGCCAGGTCCCGCATGCCCCACTCCCGCGCCTGCTTGGCCAGGCGAGTCTTGCACTCCAGCACCTTCTTCTCCCACGCGATCGCCTCGTCCATCTTCTGGCGGGCCTGCGCGACCTCGCCGAGTGTCTGCAGCAGGCCGAGCTCGTCGGGGAAGTCGGTGCAGTAGCGCTCGTACACCTTCTGGGCCGCGTCCCAGTCGCCCGAGCGGTCCAGCACTTCCGCCAGCTTGCAGGCCGCGGCGAAGTAGGCGACGCTCGACTTCAGCGGGCTCTCGCTGCTGGCCTTGAACGCCGCGGCCGCGTCCTCGAAGCGCTTGGTGTACAGCTCCTTCAGCTTGTCGTAGAGCTTGTACTCGTCGGCCACGCGCCGGGCGCGTGCCTCCTGATCGGTGTCACGCAGGAAGTCGTACAGCTGCACCAGGGCGTCGCGCTTGCTGAACGCCTCGACGATGCTGCTGAACGCCTTGTCAACGGCTCCCTCTTCGCCGTACCACGAACGCTGGGCCGTGCTGCTCAGGTAGACCTGTTGGAGCAGCGGGTCGCCCGCCACCTTGCCCGCCGCCTTGAGCCCCTCCTGGTAGAACTCGTACGCGAGGTCCTCCTGCTTGTGCAGCTGGGCGGTGTCGCCGAGCATGGTCCAGCGGTCAACATCCGGGCCGCGCTTGGGCGTGAGCTCCTTCCAGATGCCCCTGGCCTCCTCCATCCGCTCGGTCTCGGCGAGGATGGTGCCGAGGGTGAGCTTGGCCCGCAGGTAGCCGGGCGTCTGCACGCCCGTGCCGTACCAGCTCCAGCCCGCGCCCAGCGTCCACTTGTCGGCGATGTCGGCCAGCAGGTCCTCGGTGACGCGCAGCTGGAGCTCCAGCGGCAGCGTGCGCACGAACTCGCGGCGCACGCGCTCGATGGTGCCCGCGCGCATCCCGTCACGCTGCGCCCCCAGCAGCTCCACCAGCTTCCGCCCGTGCGGCTCCGCCTCCTTGTACTTCTCGCCGCTCACCAGCAGGTCGGTGAGCACGCCCAGGGCCAGCGTGTCGTTCCCGTCCGCCTGCACCACCCGCGTCAGCAGCTGGGCCGCCTGATCGGTGTTGCCCTCGGCCTGCCTGATGACCGCCAGCTCCAGCAGCTCATCGCGGGTCAGCTCCTCCTGCTTCTTCGCGTTCAGGCGCGAGAGCTCCGCATCGCGCAGGGCCGGCTTCCGCGCGATCAGGTTGTACTGCTCGACCCTCAGGTGGTCGCGCTGGCTGCTCTTGCCCAGCCACGCCTGGTGCTCGACAGGGTACTTCGCCGTCTCCAGCTCCCGCAGCATCTGCAGCGCCAGCTCCGGCTTGTTCAGCTGCGAGCCCAGCAGGTCCGCGGCCTTGTCCTTCAGCACCGCGTTGTCGGGCTGCGCCGCGATCGCCTTCGTCAGCACCTCCTCGAGCTCAGCGATCAGGCCGTTCTCCATGAAGAACGCCACGCCCCGGTCGAGGTTGCTCTTGGCCTGCTGCCCGTAGCCGTAGCCGTAGTACGAGCTGTAGTACTGCGAGTAGGCCGCGCTCTGCATGGCCGACGAGTAGCTGCCGTAGCCGCCGGCGTTCTGCTGCGTCTTGTCCTCGCCCACCCCCGCGCTGAACAGGCGGGCGGCGACGCTGGCCGCGCCCGCGCGGTCGCCGCTGCGCAAGAACGCCGTCGCCAGCTTCTCGATGTTCCACACGTTGCCAGGCTCGAGGTCCAGCAGCCGGCGTGCCGCGGCCAGCGCCTCGGGCGTCTTGCCCGCCGCCTCCAGCGCCGCCACGAGGTTGCGGTGCAGGGCGTAATCGTCCGGTTTCTGCCGGATGCCCTCCTCGAGCACGTTCACGGCGTCCTCAAGCAGGCCGTTGTTCTTGAGCAGCGTGCCCGCGTACATCTTGTGCTGGATCTGCTTCCACAAGCGGCGGGCCTGCTCCACCTGCCCGCTCTCAAACTGCGTCTTGCCCAGTTCGCCGAGCACGTAGTCGCGGTCGATCTGCGGGAACCGCAGCACCTTCTGGTACCCCTCGATCGCCTCGTCAAACTTCGCCAGCCGCCGCAGCAACTCGGCCCGCGCCAGCGACAGGTCCACGTCGCGGGCGTTGTGCCGCAGGACCATGTCCAGCAGCTCCATCGCCCGCCCGTACTCGAACTCGCTCACCAGCAGCTGCGTGAGGGCCCGCGCCACCAGCGTGTTCTGCGGGTCGGTCTGCACCTGCTGGTGCAGCTCGTCGATGAGCTCCTCGAGCGTGCCCAGCTGCGTGCACGTCTCGTGCAGCTTGGCCAGCGCCTCCTGCGCGCGGTCCATGTCGGTGCGCTGCAGGGCCACCGCCTTGAACGCCGCGGCCGCCTCCTCGTACCGCCCCGCGCCCGCGAGCGCCTTGCCGTAGTCCAGGCGGGCCTCGTGACGGTCGGGCTGGGCCCGAAGGGCCTTCTCGAAGTACGGCAGCGCACGGTCCGCCTCCTCCATCCGAACCATCTGCTCCGCCACCGCGCACTGCGTGGCCACGTTGGTGGGGTCCGCCGAGGCCATCGACTCCAGCGTCGTCACCGCGCCGGCCTTGTCGCCCGAGCGCACCTTCACGTCCACAATCGCCTCGTAGAACTGGCGGGCCCGCTGCGGGTGCATCTGGATCAGCTGCGTGTACGTCCCGATCGCCGCGTCGATGTCGCCCGTCGCGTCCTGCAGCTTCGCGAGCTGCGTCAGGGCCTGCTCGTGCCCGGGCTGCACCTTCAGCACCGCGTCCAGCGCGGCCCGCATGGTGGTGAAGTCCCGCTGCGTGTCCGCGGCCTTGGCCAGGATCAGCCACGCCATCACGTCGTCAGGCTTCGCACTCGTCCGCTCCTTCTCCGCCTTGACCAGGTCGTCGAGCTTCTGCGCCGAGGCGTACATCGAGACCAGCGTCGACACCGCCTCCGCCTGCTGCACCGCGCCCTGCGCCTTGTCCACCAGTGATCGCCGCACGGCCAAGGCCTGCTCCAGTTGCCCGCTGCTGATGAGCAGCTCGGCCTTCACCGCCGCGTACTTGGCCTGGTCGGGCGCGATCTCGCACGCCTTGCTGATCGCGGCGAGGGCCGCGTCGAGCTTGCCCAGGCTCCGCAGCGCCCCCGCGAGCGCCGCCTGCACAGTCGCGTCGTTGGGGCTGGCCGCTCCCAGGCGGTCCAGCGCCGCCGCGCTCTTCTCCTGATCACCCTTGAGGAGCCACATGCGGCTCAGCGCGATGTAGGGGTCGGCCTGCTTGGGCTGCACGGCGATCGCCCGCTCGTACGCCTCACCCGCGTCGTCGTACAGCTCGTACGCCTCGAACAGCGCCCCCAGCCGCAGGGCCAGGGTGGGGTCATCGACCTTGGAACACAGCACCTGCCGCCACTGCCCACGGGCACCGTCGACCTGGTGGTTGTTCGCGAGGAACTGCCCGTAGCTGATCATCAGCTCGGTGTCCTGCGGGTGCTGGCCGATGGTCCGCTGGTACTCCGCGCTCGCCCCCCCGATGTCGCCCGCACGCTCCAGGAACTCCACGCGCTTGGTGCTCAGCGCCAGGTCCTTGGGGAAGAGCTCGACCGCCGTCGCGAGGGTCTGCTTGCCGTCCTCGACCTTGCCCATCGCCCCTTGCACATCGGCGAGCAGCACGCGCATGCCCGTCTGCTCGGGGGCGCGCTTGATCTGCGCCTCGCAGTACTTCGCAAGCTCGTCCAGCTTGTTGGACGCCCGGTAGAGCGTCACCACCCGCTCGTGCAGCTCCTTCTGGAGCCAGTGGTCGCTCGCAAGCAAACCGATCGCCTCGACGTAGCTCGCAATCGCCTCGTCACGTTTGCCCAGCTTCTCCTGCGCGTTGCCCAGCTCGCGCAGCACCTCGCACTTGCGGTCGATCTCGTTGCCCACCAGCTTGAGCATCTCGCGGTAACGCTTCACCGCGCTCTCGTGCAGGCCGCGCTGGGTGAGGGCCGTGGCCACCGCCTTCTGGTGCAGATAGTTCTCGGGGAACTTCGCGGCCAGCGTCTCCAGGGCCGCGGCGGCGTCGTCCTTCTTGCCCGCGCGGAGGTACAGGTCCGCCAGCGCCTCGCCCAGCCGGATCTGCTCGGACACGCTGCTGGCGAGGCCCTGCGCCTCTTTCAGCACGCGCTCGGCGCCCTCGTTGTCGCCCGTGCGCTGGTACACCTCGGCCTTGAGCACCAGCAGCTCGCTGTTCTGCTTGGCCAGGTCCGCCGGCAGCCGCTCGATGCCCTTGAGCGTCTCGCCGGCGCCCGCAGCGTCGCCGGCCCGCAGCTGCAGTCGCGACAGCACGATCTTCAGCGCCACCTGATCCGGCAGCGCGGCCACCTTCGCCTGGTACTCCTTGATCAGGTCCGGCAGCTTGTTCCGCTTGAGGGCATCCTCCACCAGCCCGTTGAACGCCGGCCCGTGGAAAGGCCGCCGCTGCAGCAGGCTCTGGAACCGCGCGATCGACTCCTCGCCCGAGAGCTCCTGGCTCTTCTCGCCGGGGGCCGTGACCTTCGGCTTCTCGCCCTGATCCTGCTTCTGGCCTTCATCCTCGGGCTGCTCACCCTCGGCCTCCTGGGCCTGCTTCATCAAAGCTTCGAGCTGCTGCCGCATCTCGGGCGTGAGCTCGGGCATCTCGTCGTCCTGCTGCGCCAATGCCGCGGGCGCGAGCACCCCCAGCGTGCCGGCCAACGCGTAGATCCACGCCGCGCGCACGGACACCCCCGACGCCCCATCCGCCCGCATCGCCCGATTCAGCATGAGCAAACCCCTTGTGAGCGCCTCGCGGGCGCCGCGTGCTACTGGCCGACCAGCCTACGTGAAGCGCCCGCTCCCACCAATCCGTTCAGCAACAATCCGCAACCTACGAACACAGACACCGCGACGTTCATCTTGGTTTCGCAATCGCAGATGGGCTTTGCCGTTGCGTCGGCTGACGCGGGCCCACCGCATTCATAACTCAACAGGGCGCAAGAGTTGCACACAAACCCCAACCCGTTACAGTCAAAGCACATGCAGCCCCGCTGCAAATCCTGCGGCTACTCGCTCGCGGCCCTGTCCGCCGGGCCCTGCCCCGAGTGCGGCACTCCCTTCGACCCCGCCGACCCTTCCACCCTCTACCACCCCGCGCAATCTCTCATGGCCTGCGTCGCCCTCCGCCCTGCACGCTGGCTGCTCGTCCTGCACGGGCTCGTCGCACTCCCCTACACCCTGATGCTCGACAGCCCCAGCCGCCTCAAGGACGAGGAACTGCTCCCGCTCGATCTATTGGTCATCTTCTTCCCGGCGCTCGCCTGGATGCTCGGCTTTGTGCCGCACCTCGGCGGGCGCTGGCTGCTCCGCGCCCGGCACATCCCGCGCCCACGCTGGTCCAAACGATGGCTGGTAACGCCCGCCCTCATTGCGTGCATCATCACCGCTCACCGCCAGAACCTCGTGTGGAACGTGCGGTGGTGGATCGCCCGACCAGCGCTGGAGCGGTACATCGCCGATCCCGCGGCCGCGCCGGCGCGGATTGCGGGGTACGAGGTGGTCGAGATCGAGCGCCTGGAGGGCGGCGCCACCGTGCTCCACCTGGGCTGGCCCGACACCCTCTACTCCGATGGCCACCCGCAGCTCATCCATATCCCTCAGGGTGCACCCGACCCCAAGCGCACGTTCCCATTCGGCGCCCGCTACCCGGTCCCGCGCAACGCCGACCTGGGCCACGACTGGTACGCTTGGGTGGACGAGACGTAAGTCCCCGCCGCTACTGCTTCTTCAGCTCCAACCCTCCTCTGTGCCTCTCCGTGCTTGTCACTCCGCCACTCGGTCAGTCCGTCACTTCCCCCCGCCCTACACTCCGCCCACGTGTCGGGGAGTAGCCCCCCGCCGGTCACCCGGTGGGCGGAGACGGCCGTCAGCACGGGGTCTGGGTCCAGGCCCCCGGCCCCTCCAGGCAGCGCCAGGCAAGACCACACGACCTGTGGTCTGATTGCGCCCGGAGGTCCCCCGCGTGTTCGAACTCTCACCGATTTTCTGGCTCTGGTCGGGTTTCGTCGTCTTCATCCTGGCGATGCTCGCCATTGACCTGTTCGTCCTCAACCGCGAGGCCCACGTCATCCGCGTGAAGGAGGCGATGGTCTGGACGTGCGTCTGCATCGCCCTCGCCCTCATCTTCAACCTCGCCGTGTACTTCATCTACAAGCACAACTGGCTGGGCATCGCCGACCAGTTCCTGGCGACGCACAAACCGGAAGCCGGCCTGACCGATGTGGTGGCGTCGGGCCACAAGATCGGCATGAAGGCCGCGGGCGAGTTCCTGGTGGGCTGGCTGATCGAGTACTCGCTTTCGCTGGACAACATCTTCGTGATCGCGGTCATCTTCGCCCACTTCCGCGTGCCGCTGCAGTATCAGCACCGCGTGCTCTTCTGGGGCATCCTGGGCGCCCTCATCCTCCGCGCCATCATGATCCTCGCGGGCGCCGCCCTCATCTCCCGCTTCGAGTGGATCATGTACCTCTTCGGCGCCTTCCTCATCTTCACGGCCATCAAGCTGCTGGGCAGCGATGAAGAGCCCGACATCGAGAAAAACCTGGTCCTCCGCTGGGGCCGCAAGCTCATGCCCATCACTAAGGGCTACCACGAGCAGAAGTTCTTCGTGGTGGAGGCGGGCCGCAAAATGGCGACGCCGCTGTTCCTGGTGCTGCTGGTGGTCGAGGCCACGGACGTCGTGTTCGCGGTGGACTCAATCCCCGCGATCTTCGGCATCACCCGTGACCCCTTCCTGGTCTTCACGAGCAACGTGTTCGCCATCCTGGGCCTGCGCTCGCTCTACTTCGCCCTCTCCGCCCTCATCCGCAAGTTCGAGTACCTCAACTACTCCCTCGCGGCCATCCTCGCCTTCGTCGGCGTCAAGATGATCATCGAGCAGCACCCGCCCGCGTGGGCCAACAACATCATCGGCGACCTCACCGGCTACCACTGGACCAACGTCCACGTGCCCATCCCCGTCTCGCTCGGCTTCATCGTGCTCAGCCTCACCGCGGGCGTGGTCCTGTCGCTCCGGGCCGCCAAGGCCCATCCCGAAGGCCCGCCGCCTACGCCACCCGCCCCCGAGGTGGTCGACGAACCCCAACCCAAGATCCCGCAGTAATCCCGTGCCGTTCTGATACCGATCCTCACTTTGTCACTCCGTCACTTTGACACTCGTCACTTAGCCCCCCTTGACCAACGAGCATCTTGAAATCCTGGCCTGGTTCGGCATCGGCGTGCTGGTCACCATCGGCCTGCTCGCCATCGCCTCGGCCCTCAAGCTCAACCGCCTCACCACCGAGCAGGCCACCCGCTTCGTCAACGTCGGCCTGCGGCACATCAAGCGCTTCATCATCCTTGTAGTCGGCGTGACGGTGATCCTCGCCGGCATCGTCATGCTCATCGGGCCCGGCCCCGGCCTGGTGGTGATCCCCATCGGCCTGGCCGTGCTCGCGACCGAGTTCCTCTGGGCCCGCCGCCTCCTCAAGCAGTACAAGAACTACGCCGTCAACCTCAAGCAGCAGGCCGACAACAACGAGGTCTCACGCCCAAGGCCCCTCCTCGCGGCCTTCGTCATCCTCGCCACCATCGCCGCCGTCCTGGCCCTCATCTTCCTCCGCGAGCTCCCCTGGAAGCCGGTCATGGCCGTAGCAGGCCCCATCTTCGGTGCCGAGGTCTTCTGGTGCGTCCTTATGTTTCAGCGCTGGCGCCGCCTGCGCACGCCCGCCTCAGCGCGACCCACCCCACTCCTCCCACCTTCACACCAGCCGCCCGCAGAACGGTGCTGATCGCCGGACTCTGACACAAACTTTGCGACGATCTCCTGCTTGCGGTATGCGCCGATATTGCTACGGTGGCCGCCTTTCCGGAGCCGCCCCATGCGCCCGTCCAGCGATCTCGTCGTTCGCCTCACGCCAGCCCTGCTCATCACCCTGACCGCCGCGAGCGCTCAAGCGCAGTGCAGCCCCGGCTGGGTTCCAGGCGTCTCCGCGCCCTTCAGCACCACCGTCCGTACCACCGGCGTCCTCCCCAACGGCGACGTGCTCGCTGGCGGCAGCTCCGGCACGATCGGAACCACACCCATCCACCGCCTCGCCCGCTATAACCCGTCCTCAGCCACATGGTCCAACGTCGGCCCGACCGCGGCGAGCAATGGCGCAGTCTGGGCCGCTCAGCCCCTTGCCACCGGCGACATCATCGCGGCTGGCACCTTCTCACAGCTCGGCGGCGTCACGGTCAACCGTGTGGGCCGATACAACGCCGCCGCTGATACCTGGTCCGACCTCGGCTACGGCACCAACGGCGGCACCGTCCTGGCCATCCTCCCTATGCCCAACGGCGACTTCTACATCGGCGGCAACTTCCAGCGGGTGGCCGGCGTTCTCCGGCAGCATGTCTCACGCTGGAACGCGGCCAACGGGACCTGGGCCAGCCTCAACACGGGCATGAACAGCTCATTCGATGAAGTCCAAGCCCTCGCCCTCGCGCCCGACGGGACCATCATCGTCGGCGGCGCCTTCCTCACGACGACCGGCGTGCTGGGCTCGCCACGGATCGCCCGCTATCACCCCACCACCAACTCATGGTCGGGCCTGGGCAGCGGTGTCGATAACGCCGTCATGGATATCGAGGTCCTTGCGAATGGCGACATCATCGCCGCCGGTTACTTCGCGACCGCCGGCGGCATGCCCGTGAACCGCATCGCCCGCTATTCGCCTTCGACGAACCTCTGGTCCCCTGTGGGCGCAGGAGTCAACGCATCGGCCAGCCCGTACATCAAGGACCTCTGCCGCCTGCCCGACGGGACGCTCGCTGTCGGCGGCAACTTCACGCTCGCCGGGGGCCAGGCCGCAGCGCACATCGCCCGCCTCGACCCGGCCACCGACACATGGTCCAACATCGGGACCGGTCTGGCTTCTGACATCGAGCACATGGCGGTGACCGCGTCCGGCGACCTGGTAATCGTCGGCAGCTTCGGGTCCAGGATCGTGCAGTGGTCCTTCGGAGGCGCGGCCCCCACGATTAACGAACCGCCCGCTGACCTCACGGTCTGCACCGGCTCCGGCGCCTCATTCTCCGTCACGGCAACCGGGGCCTCGTCGTACCAGTGGCGCTTCAACGGGTCCGCGATCGACACAACGCTGAATCCGTCGGGCGCGTCGGCAACCCTCGTGATCCCATTTGCAGCCCCGGAGCACCAGGGCCAGTACGACTGCGTCATCACCGGCGCCTGCGGCTCAGCCACGAGCAGCGCTGCCACGCTGAGTGTTCACTCCGCCGACTTCAACAACGACG contains these protein-coding regions:
- a CDS encoding TerC family protein encodes the protein MFELSPIFWLWSGFVVFILAMLAIDLFVLNREAHVIRVKEAMVWTCVCIALALIFNLAVYFIYKHNWLGIADQFLATHKPEAGLTDVVASGHKIGMKAAGEFLVGWLIEYSLSLDNIFVIAVIFAHFRVPLQYQHRVLFWGILGALILRAIMILAGAALISRFEWIMYLFGAFLIFTAIKLLGSDEEPDIEKNLVLRWGRKLMPITKGYHEQKFFVVEAGRKMATPLFLVLLVVEATDVVFAVDSIPAIFGITRDPFLVFTSNVFAILGLRSLYFALSALIRKFEYLNYSLAAILAFVGVKMIIEQHPPAWANNIIGDLTGYHWTNVHVPIPVSLGFIVLSLTAGVVLSLRAAKAHPEGPPPTPPAPEVVDEPQPKIPQ
- a CDS encoding PGPGW domain-containing protein, with the translated sequence MTNEHLEILAWFGIGVLVTIGLLAIASALKLNRLTTEQATRFVNVGLRHIKRFIILVVGVTVILAGIVMLIGPGPGLVVIPIGLAVLATEFLWARRLLKQYKNYAVNLKQQADNNEVSRPRPLLAAFVILATIAAVLALIFLRELPWKPVMAVAGPIFGAEVFWCVLMFQRWRRLRTPASARPTPLLPPSHQPPAERC